A single genomic interval of Koleobacter methoxysyntrophicus harbors:
- a CDS encoding sigma-54 interaction domain-containing protein, translating to MKEFHDIEGLSENLKAIISCIDEGIHVVNTEGVTVYYNEKAAELDGLSVDEVLGRNILEVFPSLSEETSTLIKVLRTGEPILGKVQTFTNYKGSKITTLNSTIPLKKQNGNIIGALEVSKDITRVKELSEKILDLQKELYTTKGARPQRGIETGRFTVDDIIGEHPKMQELKDIVLKAARTSSSVLVYGSTGTGKELVVQAIHSASARRHMPFIAQNCAALPANLLEGILFGTVKGSFTDAKDRPGLFHLADGGTLFLDEVNSMPPELQAKLLRVIEEGLVRRIGDVYSEKVDVRVMAALNTNPWDAVKNGSLRQDLFYRLNVVTIRVPDLREHIEDIPLLVNHFIRKYNIELDMQIKGMSPRAVEILKKYMWPGNVRELENAVESAMNIMEGDIIYPRHLPIHIRSGAAAGRNKAGEKGILPLRRILEEREREVIMEALGVTGYNISQTAGLLKIPRQTLQYRIKKLRIPLPKNGQK from the coding sequence GTGAAAGAATTTCACGATATAGAGGGCCTGAGTGAGAATCTGAAAGCCATCATTTCCTGTATAGATGAGGGGATACACGTGGTAAATACGGAAGGTGTAACCGTTTACTACAATGAAAAGGCGGCCGAACTTGACGGGTTATCCGTTGATGAAGTTCTGGGTAGAAATATCCTGGAAGTGTTCCCCTCCCTGTCCGAGGAAACCAGTACCCTTATAAAAGTGCTCCGAACGGGAGAACCGATCCTGGGCAAAGTGCAGACCTTCACCAATTACAAGGGTTCAAAGATAACAACCCTTAATTCGACAATTCCTTTAAAAAAACAAAACGGAAATATAATAGGGGCTCTGGAAGTATCAAAGGATATCACCAGGGTAAAGGAGCTTTCCGAAAAGATCCTTGACCTCCAGAAGGAACTTTACACCACAAAGGGGGCCCGGCCCCAAAGAGGGATAGAAACAGGCCGCTTTACGGTTGATGATATAATCGGCGAACACCCAAAGATGCAGGAATTGAAGGATATAGTTCTCAAGGCTGCCAGGACATCATCATCAGTTCTCGTTTACGGTTCAACGGGGACCGGAAAGGAGCTGGTTGTGCAGGCCATACACTCTGCCAGCGCGAGACGGCATATGCCATTCATTGCCCAGAACTGTGCCGCCCTGCCTGCTAATCTCCTGGAAGGGATCCTCTTTGGAACGGTGAAGGGGAGCTTTACCGATGCCAAAGACAGGCCGGGCCTGTTTCATCTGGCAGACGGGGGGACCCTCTTTCTGGATGAAGTAAATTCAATGCCACCGGAGCTCCAGGCCAAGCTCCTAAGGGTAATAGAAGAGGGGCTGGTAAGAAGGATAGGTGATGTATACAGCGAAAAGGTCGATGTCAGGGTTATGGCTGCTTTGAATACAAATCCCTGGGATGCGGTTAAAAACGGTTCCCTGCGGCAGGACCTGTTTTACCGTTTAAATGTTGTAACCATAAGGGTACCCGATTTAAGGGAACATATAGAGGATATACCCTTACTGGTAAATCATTTTATCAGGAAATATAACATTGAACTGGATATGCAGATAAAAGGAATGTCCCCAAGGGCTGTAGAAATCCTAAAAAAATATATGTGGCCCGGCAATGTAAGGGAACTTGAAAATGCCGTTGAAAGTGCGATGAACATAATGGAGGGGGATATCATCTATCCGCGCCATCTCCCCATCCACATAAGGTCTGGAGCGGCAGCCGGAAGGAATAAGGCCGGAGAGAAGGGTATACTGCCCTTAAGAAGAATCCTGGAAGAAAGGGAACGGGAGGTCATAATGGAAGCCCTTGGTGTGACAGGATACAATATATCCCAAACAGCAGGGCTTCTGAAGATCCCGAGGCAGACCCTCCAATACCGAATAAAAAAGTTAAGGATTCCACTGCCGAAAAATGGGCAGAAATGA
- the ablA gene encoding lysine 2,3-aminomutase, translating to MRDYREIPLWKDVSPEEWQDWRWQVKNRITDVDTLKQVINLTPEEEEGIRECLKTLRMAITPYYATLMDPDDPSCPVRKQAVPTSLELHRSESDMLDPLHEDTDSPVKGLTHRYPDRVLFLVTDQCSMYCRHCTRRRMAGVTDKPMPREQIDEAIRYIRETPVVRDVLISGGDGLLIPDESLDYIMGKLREIPHVEIIRIGSRTPVVLPQRITPELCKILKKYHPVWLNTHFNHPKEITEDSKRACSMLADAGVPLGNQSVLLKGINDCPYIMKKLVQNLVKIRVRPYYIYQCDLSFGIEHFRTAVGKGIEIIEHLRGHTSGFAVPTFVVDAPGGGGKIPVMPQYLISQSDRKVVLRNYEGVITTYTEPEDNKSKCQQCGLCDDEYDIGLAPLFKDKKISLEPVGLKRAQRRKHGE from the coding sequence ATGAGAGATTACAGAGAAATACCCTTGTGGAAGGATGTAAGCCCTGAAGAATGGCAGGATTGGAGGTGGCAGGTTAAAAACAGGATAACCGATGTCGATACCTTAAAACAGGTTATAAACCTTACCCCTGAGGAGGAGGAAGGGATAAGGGAATGTCTGAAGACCCTCAGAATGGCCATTACCCCGTATTATGCAACCCTGATGGACCCCGATGACCCTTCATGCCCTGTCAGGAAGCAGGCGGTGCCTACCTCACTGGAGCTCCACAGGTCAGAATCCGATATGCTTGATCCGCTGCATGAGGACACCGATTCCCCGGTAAAAGGCCTGACCCACAGGTATCCGGATCGGGTGCTGTTTCTGGTAACGGACCAGTGTTCCATGTACTGCCGCCACTGCACCAGGAGGCGTATGGCCGGGGTAACGGATAAGCCCATGCCCCGGGAGCAAATAGATGAGGCCATCAGGTATATAAGAGAGACACCAGTAGTGCGGGATGTGCTTATTTCGGGAGGAGACGGTCTTTTAATTCCCGATGAAAGCCTTGATTATATTATGGGGAAGCTGAGGGAGATCCCGCATGTCGAAATTATAAGGATAGGGTCTAGAACCCCTGTAGTCCTGCCCCAGAGGATAACACCGGAATTATGCAAGATATTGAAGAAATACCATCCCGTCTGGCTGAATACCCATTTCAATCATCCCAAGGAGATAACTGAAGATTCGAAAAGAGCCTGCAGCATGCTGGCAGATGCCGGAGTGCCCCTGGGAAATCAGTCTGTACTTTTAAAAGGTATTAATGACTGCCCCTATATAATGAAGAAACTGGTTCAAAACCTGGTTAAAATCAGGGTTAGACCGTATTACATTTATCAGTGCGACCTCTCTTTCGGCATAGAACACTTCAGGACCGCTGTAGGCAAAGGGATAGAAATAATTGAACACCTCAGGGGCCATACTTCGGGATTTGCCGTTCCTACCTTTGTAGTAGATGCCCCAGGAGGGGGAGGCAAGATCCCCGTTATGCCCCAGTATCTGATTTCCCAGTCCGACAGGAAGGTTGTCCTTAGAAACTACGAAGGTGTAATAACCACCTATACAGAACCCGAGGACAACAAGAGCAAATGCCAGCAGTGCGGCCTCTGTGATGATGAATACGATATAGGCCTTGCACCCCTCTTTAAAGACAAAAAGATAAGCCTTGAGCCGGTGGGATTAAAAAGGGCCCAGAGGAGAAAACACGGAGAATAG
- a CDS encoding MBL fold metallo-hydrolase, which yields MKIKWYGHSCFVFTASDGTRLVTDPFDGSIGYKIPRVEADIILVSHDHYDHNYIEAISGNPVIVNTPGSHNVRGVHINGVSTFHDDMKGGKRGSNIIFVFKMDGLNVCHLGDLGHILLREHVEKIGPVDILHIPVGGTFTIDAAAAQEVVSQLKPRVIIPMHFKTQDVSLPIAPVDDFIERMGGGEELNSCFVEITPETLPVDQKIIVLKYK from the coding sequence ATGAAGATCAAGTGGTACGGTCATTCGTGTTTTGTCTTTACAGCTTCAGACGGCACCAGGCTGGTAACCGACCCCTTTGACGGCAGTATAGGATATAAGATTCCCAGAGTAGAAGCTGATATAATACTGGTAAGCCATGATCACTATGACCACAATTATATTGAAGCCATAAGCGGAAATCCCGTTATCGTAAATACCCCAGGTTCCCACAATGTAAGAGGGGTTCATATCAACGGCGTCAGCACCTTTCATGATGATATGAAAGGAGGTAAACGGGGCAGCAATATAATCTTCGTCTTTAAAATGGATGGTTTAAACGTCTGCCATTTGGGGGATTTAGGCCATATCCTGCTGAGGGAACATGTAGAAAAGATAGGCCCGGTGGATATCCTGCATATCCCCGTTGGAGGGACATTTACCATTGATGCTGCCGCCGCCCAGGAAGTGGTAAGCCAGCTTAAACCAAGGGTTATAATCCCGATGCACTTTAAAACTCAGGATGTTTCACTGCCCATTGCTCCGGTGGATGATTTCATAGAACGAATGGGAGGAGGGGAAGAACTGAATTCCTGCTTTGTGGAGATAACGCCGGAAACACTGCCGGTTGACCAGAAGATAATTGTTCTGAAATACAAGTAA
- a CDS encoding spore maturation protein — translation MAFSLISIASKWAVPGIIFFIILYGWFKGVAIFDAFIEGAQEGLKIAVKIVPYLIAIYVAVGIFRESGAVRLLLTAAKPVLIIFNIPPEILLVSVTRSLSGPAALGMAMEIFDTYGPDSKMGRLVSCVVGSTDTTFYILAVYFASVGIKKTKYAIPVGLMADLAGLLGSVYIVNRMYGL, via the coding sequence GTGGCTTTTTCTCTAATTTCCATCGCGTCAAAATGGGCTGTCCCCGGGATTATTTTCTTTATAATCCTCTACGGGTGGTTTAAAGGGGTAGCCATTTTCGATGCTTTTATAGAAGGTGCCCAGGAAGGTTTGAAAATTGCGGTAAAGATAGTTCCGTACCTGATCGCTATTTATGTAGCTGTCGGCATATTCAGGGAATCGGGAGCCGTCCGCCTATTATTAACGGCTGCAAAGCCCGTTCTTATCATTTTCAATATTCCACCCGAAATTCTGCTGGTATCTGTAACCCGTTCCCTTTCAGGGCCTGCTGCCCTCGGAATGGCTATGGAAATCTTCGATACTTATGGACCCGATTCTAAAATGGGGAGGCTGGTATCCTGTGTAGTGGGGAGCACCGATACCACCTTCTATATCCTGGCCGTATATTTCGCTTCGGTAGGCATAAAAAAAACAAAATACGCCATCCCCGTAGGGTTGATGGCGGATTTGGCCGGTTTACTGGGTTCCGTCTATATCGTTAACAGGATGTATGGATTGTAG
- a CDS encoding nucleoside recognition domain-containing protein has translation MNVIFSLLILTGIAYSAFHGNIDAVTQTAINSATGAIERIFAIAGIISLWLGIARIAEKSGLIEFISRVIYPFVKFLFPSIPAGHPAMGAMLMNMSANLLGFGSAATPFGLKAMAEMQKLNRDPETATEAMCTFLAINTSSITLVPTTIIGLRAANGSRNPTEVIGMILFATMCSTATAVIADLFFRTCYRIMHRS, from the coding sequence ATGAATGTAATCTTTTCCCTTTTAATCCTCACGGGCATAGCATATTCTGCCTTTCACGGTAATATAGATGCCGTTACGCAGACGGCAATCAATTCCGCCACAGGAGCTATTGAAAGGATCTTCGCCATTGCAGGCATAATAAGCCTGTGGCTGGGAATTGCGCGAATTGCAGAAAAATCGGGATTGATCGAATTCATCAGCAGGGTCATATATCCATTCGTAAAATTCCTTTTTCCTTCTATCCCGGCAGGCCATCCGGCAATGGGAGCTATGCTGATGAACATGAGTGCAAATCTACTGGGTTTCGGGAGTGCTGCCACACCCTTCGGATTAAAGGCTATGGCGGAGATGCAGAAGCTCAACAGAGACCCCGAAACGGCTACCGAAGCCATGTGCACCTTCCTGGCCATAAACACCTCCAGCATAACCCTGGTTCCAACAACTATCATCGGCCTCAGGGCTGCTAACGGTTCCCGAAACCCCACGGAGGTCATCGGAATGATCCTTTTCGCAACTATGTGTTCCACCGCAACGGCAGTAATTGCCGATTTGTTTTTTAGAACCTGTTACAGGATAATGCATAGAAGTTGA
- a CDS encoding L,D-transpeptidase family protein has product MIRKKGLKASKPAKFKPLNIPLNIPNILLRLSFGLIFILVFYRGALMVLAPGIVVETIPANGSKEVPLYREVIIKAGEEIKQASIMVSGMWGDTRVEGNTAVFKPRRVFTPGTKYSVKAWITTENRKDEIEFSFTTMDAGNKIWVEVDLRDINLVTVYRGKRPVKLMLASGGKPGSETETPLGTFYVKDRGEGFFSERFGEGALYWVRFQDQYLFHSVPRDRDGNIIEEEHEKLGIPASHGCIRLRDEDARWFYNNVPYGSIVIIHD; this is encoded by the coding sequence ATGATCAGGAAAAAGGGGTTGAAAGCCTCTAAACCGGCTAAATTCAAACCGTTAAATATCCCTCTGAATATCCCTAATATTCTGCTCAGGCTTTCGTTTGGTCTGATCTTCATCCTGGTATTTTACCGGGGAGCGCTAATGGTGCTGGCCCCGGGTATTGTTGTGGAAACAATACCCGCTAACGGTTCTAAAGAGGTCCCTCTTTACAGGGAAGTAATAATTAAAGCCGGTGAAGAAATAAAACAGGCATCGATAATGGTTTCGGGGATGTGGGGCGATACGAGGGTTGAAGGTAATACCGCCGTTTTTAAACCCAGACGTGTTTTTACCCCGGGGACCAAATACAGTGTCAAGGCATGGATTACAACGGAAAACAGGAAGGATGAGATTGAGTTTTCCTTTACAACCATGGATGCCGGTAATAAAATCTGGGTTGAGGTAGACCTGAGGGATATCAATCTGGTAACGGTTTACAGGGGTAAAAGGCCCGTAAAATTGATGCTGGCCTCCGGGGGAAAGCCCGGCAGTGAAACAGAGACACCTCTTGGCACCTTTTATGTAAAAGACAGGGGGGAAGGCTTTTTTTCGGAGAGGTTTGGAGAAGGTGCACTGTACTGGGTCAGGTTTCAGGACCAGTACCTGTTCCATTCCGTCCCCAGGGACAGGGACGGAAATATTATAGAGGAGGAGCATGAGAAGTTGGGAATTCCTGCAAGCCACGGATGTATAAGGCTCAGGGATGAAGATGCCCGCTGGTTTTACAATAATGTACCGTACGGTTCAATAGTAATAATCCATGATTAG